The following DNA comes from Candidatus Aminicenantes bacterium.
CAGAGGGGATCGCCCTGCCATCATCGACTTCTATGCCGACTGGTGCGGCCCCTGCAAGATGGTGGCCCCCGTGCTGGAAAAGCTTTCAGCAGAGTACGAGGGCAAAGTAGACATCTACAAAGTAGATACCGAAGCCGAACAGGAACTCGCCGCCGTTTTCCAGATTCAGAGCATCCCCTCCATCCTCTTCATCCCCAAGGATGACAAACCGCAGATGGCCATGGGCGCCATGCCCAAAGAAGGATTCGAAGAGGCCATCAAGACCGTACTGAAAGTCGAGAAATAAACCCCGGCGATCTGCAGCATTCTGCCGCGCACCGCCGGCAGCGTGTTCCGGCAATTTTCAAGCGCTTTTTCTTCCGGAATTGTTCCGGAAGTAAACTACTTTTTTAGTATAGACAACCAAGTATAACCGCCGCATAATTGCGGATCGGAGGCGTTCATGTTCAGGAGCAAAAACCGTTGTGCGTATGCATGTCAAGGGTTCCCGTTCTGGTTGGGAACAGCCGGACTGTTACTACTGTTGATCAGCACTGCGGAAGCATCGCATCTTCGACTCTCCTTTAAAGAGGTCGCCAACAGCGCGGACCTGGTCTTTGTGGGCACGGTGGACCGGCTGGAAACCCGTTTCAACTCACAGGGAACTTTCATTATCACGGAAGTCTATTTCCGCGACATTGTGATGGTTCACGGCACCCATCGTTCCGTTCAGAAGGACTCCACGACCATTATCCTGGAGCATGCAGGCGGCTGTGTAGGGGACATCTGCCTCGGAGTCAGCATCGCACCCGCGTTTGAGCCGGAACGCCGCTACCTCCTGTTTGTGAACGATGACGGCGGAACGTACGCAAATCCTTTGATCGGGGGACCCCAGGGGATGTTCAACGTGGTAAAGGACGTGGAAACCACGCAAGAGTATGTTCTGACGGCGGGCAACCGAATTTTTCATGGAGATAGAGACGGCAGACTGATCAGCGGTACATCCCGGGTCTCTTTTATCCGCAACGGTTCACCGGTCAACGATACCGCCTCAATCGCCGCTGAAACCCTGTCCGCCCCTCCCCCCGTCCCCAATCACCCGGCGGATGGCTCCATGCCGGCATCTGCACTAAAAACGCCCAACGACACCGGGGCGCCCCTGACCCTGGAAGAATTCATTCATTATACCCGCGAGGTGGCGTTGAACGCACCAGTCGGAAAACCGCTGCTTCGGCGTGAAGGAATCGGGACTTCCATCACCACCTGGATCACTGGAGATGAATACCCCGCCATGGAGGAACAGCCAATCCCCGATCAATCAGAGATCATTCCCCCTGGGAAAGAATCGAGTCGTCCCCTGGGAGGCACCCTGGGGTACTGCGGCTACCACACACTGCCGTTTGTCATAAAGACCGTTCCCACGGAGTGGTGGTCCTACGATACCATTGAAGCGGCCCGGAACACCTGGAACCGGTTCATGGCCATTTACCAGAAGAGTCCCAGTGACGGAAAATTCGGCCACAATAACCGCAATGAAGTGTGCGGATGGGTCAAGGAAGCCGACTTGCAGAGGATCTACGGGGTCGGTTGGAACGGATATATCGGTTGGGCACACCATTGGTGGCGGTCGGGAAGTCCCTGCGGTGTTTTGCTGGAGTCGGATATCATGTTCAACCCCGCTTATGAATGGACGGACAACGAAGAGGCCGCCTGGGGAAACGACGATGTCGTCCTCCTGCGGCCTATAGTCATGCACGAGATGGCCCATACTTGGGGCATGCAGCGTGGATCCGCGGGAAACTGGGGTTATTACGAAACCTATGACTACGATCAATTGACCGTAGTCCACAGTTATTACCACGATATCATTGAGGACGGCCGGGGTATCCACGTTGCTGATGCATATTGCCTGCGCCGCAATTACCAGAGTCGTACAAATATTAAGAACACGGTTGATGTAGGCGTCGAATCCTATTACGCCGGCAACGGCCTGAAAAACGCCACGGCGAATCAATCCAGTTATTACCCGGGTGATGCCATCAGCCTGAGGAACATCACCGTGGAAAACATCGGCTTCCTGCCTGCATCCAATGTGCGGATCCGCGTTTTCCTTTCCACGGACCGCAACATCACCGGAGATGATTATCAGGTCGGCTCCTATTGGAACTGGGATACCCTGGCCAGGGAAACCCGCTCGGTTTTTGATATCAATTCCACCATCCCCAATGACGTGCCGGCCGGGACCTACTACATCGGCATGATCATCACGGTGAACGGGCTGAAAAACGACGACTATACCCTTAACAACCGTACCACTTTCGCCGCAACCATCCAGATCAAATCCCGCAGTTCCGGGAACGACAATGGCGACGGCAACGGCGCCAGGGGGTGCTTTATCGCCACAGCCGCGTTCGGTTCACCCCTTGCCGCCCAGGTGGTTCTATTGCGTGATTTCCGTGATCAATTCCTGATGACACACAACCCGGGCCGTGATTTTGTTCAGGCCTATTACCGTTACTCGCCGCCCCTGGCACGCCTGATTATCCGGAACCCGGCTCTGAAGGCGGCGGTCCAGGCCGGCCTGCTGCCCCTGATCGCCCTCAGCCGGACAATGCTGGAACTGGAAATAATGTTCTGATCATCTGTTGATCAGCAAATATCAGCACATAACCTCCGGCGGTGATTGGATGGAATCTGCGCTGGAAACCGCGGAAACAGTTACCCGTTGGGCCTGGTCTTTCCGCCGCGGCTCTTGATCCGGGCCAAAATGTCCGAGGCGATCTCCTCGATGGGTTTGTTGGTGACATCGATGATTTGACAATCCCTGATACGCTCGAAAATCTTGCA
Coding sequences within:
- the trxA gene encoding thioredoxin, whose translation is MEHLTKDTFIEKVFDYENSKEWQFRGDRPAIIDFYADWCGPCKMVAPVLEKLSAEYEGKVDIYKVDTEAEQELAAVFQIQSIPSILFIPKDDKPQMAMGAMPKEGFEEAIKTVLKVEK